GTTGGAATAAGGTTTTCACACTCATGCCATTCTCTAGAGCGACTTGGTTGCTGGCCTGGATGGTGGGTCCGTCCGCGAGCGGATCAGAGAACGGCATGCCAATCTCCACCAAGTCAGCGCCGGCGGCTTGCAGTTCTTCTAGGATGGTGACGGTGTCATTCAGGTTAGGGAAACCGGCGGTGAAATACACATTGAGCAAGTTGCCTTGGTTCTCTTGGAACAAGTGGGTAAGTCTATTTTTGGACATCGTGGGTTTCAAAATAGGTGAGAATGGTATTCAAGTCTTTGTCGCCGCGGCCCGATAAATTCAACACGACCACGTCTTCTGGGCCGGCGCCTAATTGTCCCAAGGCCGCTAAAGCATGAGAGGTTTCTATGGCAGGAATGATGCCTTCCAAGCGGCTCAGTTCGCGCAGGGCTTCCATTGCTTCATTATCCGTGATGGCAATGAATCTGGCTCTACCCGTGTCTGCCAAATGCGCATGTTGCGGACCTACTCCTGGATAATCTAATCCCGCTGAAATAGAGTACGGCTCCGTGATTTGACCATCCTCGGTTTGCATGAGTAGGGTTTTACTACCATGAATGATGCCGGTTTTTCCCAGCACAGACGTTGCCGCCGAGTGCCCTGTATCCACACCCAATCCTGCGGCCTCAACCGCTACCAGTTGTACACTAGGCTCATCTAGGAAATGGTAGAATGCACCCGCGGCATTACTCCCGCCGCCTACGCAGGCCACCACATAATCCGGTAACTCACGGCCTTCCTTCTCCTGCAATTGCTTTCTAATCTCTTCACTAATCACCGACTGAAATCTTGCCACCATGTCTGGGTATGGGTGCGGCCCTACCACCGAGCCAATAATATAATGCGTATCTACGGGGTTATTAATCCAGTCCCGGATGGCTTCATTGGTGGCATCTTTCAAAGTCTGACTGCCTGAGGTAACTGGCACTACGGTAGCCCCCATCAGGCGCATTTTTTCTACGTTGGGCCGTTGGCGTTCGGTGTCAATTTTGCCCATATAAACAATGCATTCCAACCCAGTTAAAGCACAAACGGTGGCGGTGGCCACGCCGTGCTGACCTGCGCCCGTCTCGGCTATGATTCTGGTTTTGCCTAGGCGTTTGGCTAGCAGAATCTGTCCTACGGTGTTGTTAATTTTGTGTGCCCCTGTATGGTTGAGGTCTTCGCGCTTGAGGTAAATTTTGGCGTTGTACCGCTCAGAAAGTCGCTTAGCGTGGTACAAAGGCGTTGGACGGCCCACGTAATCGCGTAGCAAATCCTCCATCTCGGCTTTGAAGCCTGGCTCCAGTATAATCTGCAGGTATTTTTGTCTCAGCTCTTCAACATTGGGATACAGCATTTCTGGGATGAAAGCCCCGCCAAACTGACCGTAATATCCCCGCTCATTTACTCCGTACATAGTACTTGTGGTTAGTATTTTATGATTGTGGTTCTGCTCGTAATTCTTCAATAAACTGCTTGATTCGGTCCACTTTTTTTAGACCCGGCTGAACTTCAAATTTGCTGTTCAGGTCCAGGCCATACAGCATAGGGTGCCGAAGCGCTCTGATCTCTTCTATATGCTCCACGTCTATGCCGCCACTTAAAAAGAAGGGGATGTCAAAGGTGTAATTGTCCAGCATCTGCCAGTTAAAACGAAGGCCGTTTCCGCCGGGATTGGGGCCGCTGGCATCAAATAGAAAGTAGTCGCAGCCGCTCACATATTCCCGGATGGACTCAAAATCAAAATCGTCTCCCACCCGGAAGGCCTTCATGACGGTGAGCCCGGTGTCTCTCAATTCGCGGCACATCTGCGGACTTTCATGACCATGTAGTTGTACCACGTCCAGTCCCAGATCTGTTGTCTTTTGTAGAATGTTCACTACCTGCTCATCTACAAAAACGCCCACCTTTCGGGTACCTTTAAGAAAGATGCTGGAGAAAACCGCCCAGGGCGTAGTGATGAACCTCGGCGATTTTTCATAAAAGATGAAGCCCACAAAAT
The nucleotide sequence above comes from Nibribacter ruber. Encoded proteins:
- the trpB gene encoding tryptophan synthase subunit beta — protein: MYGVNERGYYGQFGGAFIPEMLYPNVEELRQKYLQIILEPGFKAEMEDLLRDYVGRPTPLYHAKRLSERYNAKIYLKREDLNHTGAHKINNTVGQILLAKRLGKTRIIAETGAGQHGVATATVCALTGLECIVYMGKIDTERQRPNVEKMRLMGATVVPVTSGSQTLKDATNEAIRDWINNPVDTHYIIGSVVGPHPYPDMVARFQSVISEEIRKQLQEKEGRELPDYVVACVGGGSNAAGAFYHFLDEPSVQLVAVEAAGLGVDTGHSAATSVLGKTGIIHGSKTLLMQTEDGQITEPYSISAGLDYPGVGPQHAHLADTGRARFIAITDNEAMEALRELSRLEGIIPAIETSHALAALGQLGAGPEDVVVLNLSGRGDKDLNTILTYFETHDVQK
- a CDS encoding phosphoribosylanthranilate isomerase; protein product: MKYTENIDDLLVLQPDFVGFIFYEKSPRFITTPWAVFSSIFLKGTRKVGVFVDEQVVNILQKTTDLGLDVVQLHGHESPQMCRELRDTGLTVMKAFRVGDDFDFESIREYVSGCDYFLFDASGPNPGGNGLRFNWQMLDNYTFDIPFFLSGGIDVEHIEEIRALRHPMLYGLDLNSKFEVQPGLKKVDRIKQFIEELRAEPQS